One Fundulus heteroclitus isolate FHET01 chromosome 8, MU-UCD_Fhet_4.1, whole genome shotgun sequence genomic window, GGCGAGCCCCAGGACCGTTATCCCCGGCCGCTTTGAAATGACGCGCAGTCCACCCCTGCTGGTCAAGAAGAACCCCGCCTTCAGTAAAGGAAGTGGAATCGTTACCAACGGGTCCTTCAGCTCCTCGCCCCCATCAGACTTCGAGAAGACCCAGAACCTGAGTGGCGGGGGGAGTTTGCCCATGCGTCGAAGCGGGGCGCTGAAGGCCACCAAAATGGGCACCAGCGGGGTGACGAGTGGGGGCAGTCCCGCTGCCAACGGGACAGGCGCTCTTCGCCTGGGGATCCCGGGTTCTGATGCGATCGCGGCAAGTCCAAACAGCCGCAGCGGCCTTTGGGTGCAGAACGGCTGCGTCGCCCTCCGGGAGAGCAACAAGGCCCGCGACGGCTCCAACAGTGGGGACCACACGACCAATCAGAACCGCCTGTCCACGTACGACAACGTCCAGCTGAACcatcagaacctgcagaaccagatCACCAGCATGTGTCTGAGCACCAGCTGTGAGGACAAGCAGAGCGTGGACAGCGCCACCTGGTCCACCTCCTCCTGTGAGATCTCCCTCCCTGACAACTCCACCTCCTGCcgctcctccaccaccacctgCCCGGAGCAGGACTTCTACAGCGGGCAGTACGAAGACCTGGATGCAGCAGCCCAGGAGGGCGAGCCCTCAGGAGGAGGCGGCAGGAGCAGCAGTAGGGAAGGGAGTGGAGACGGAGCAGGAGGGAGCAGTCGTGGTACCAGCAGCAGTGATAACAGTGACTGTTTCAATGCGGGGAACGGACCCGGCAGCCACAGCGCCCTGCACAGCCTGGTGGCCAGCCTGAAACAGGAGATGCACAAACAGAAGACGGAGTACGAGGCCAGGATAAGAAGGTAAAGATGCTCTTTTTAATGCCTAATGGAGGAACGGTCTTCTTCCATCAGTCATGCAAATAGCTGCTTGTACAGGGAGTCTCAGAGGTGTGCACACTCTCCTTTAAATGCTAtttttgttccaaaaaaaaagaactgataAAGTTATCCCACCTTTAATGTGCCAAACATCCTGCAAGATCGCCTAAAAATTAACGTGTAATTACTAGTTTATGCACACGCTCAAATTAATGATTTGTTGAAAGACAATTTCTGCATCAGGTCTTAGAGGAGAGCAGCACCGTTTAATGAGTGTTAGATGATCAAGCGGGGCTGATTAACATGAGTGGAACGCCATTTTGGAGAGTAAACTTAAATATCCGTAGAGAGACCCGCCATTTAAAAcctaaagccagcaaacaggtctgtggtgatgtgaggagtCCCAACAAGACGAGACAACAAacagctgcttttatttatttattttaatcggtaattattttttcatttagttcttaaatttaccatttaaattttttatttgcttctgCATTTTGCTGAATGACTAAACCTCTTCATATGTACATTATCATATTACAAGTCGTGTGTGTCTATTGATTGTTctcaaaaattataaatttgaGATTAAAAAACTTTGCCTATGAAGCCAAAAATTGCCATATAAAAATCACTAGTCatgattaattaatttcaaagcctctaaatcaggggtgtcaaactcatttcggtctaggggccgcattcagcttaatctgatctcaagagggccacacgactaaactcattgcaagattaaatagaactaataaaagtgaactttttgttgatttttatatttaaatgaatttcacttttacacaatatattatgaataacctcagcatttttaagaaaagtatgtgcaatttcaacaatacgtttactcagttaaacatttacttgtgcattatgcataagaactgatcacagtgattgcacaatgttgaaaaacatttattcacattttttggaacttaaaaacactgtcctgcatgacaaaatacatcaaactgataaaaatcaagaaattatttaaaataaattttccacatctgaagctcagtgctaccatctgctgattaaaacacagcgcccctcgtggacaatataggaactgcagattttcaattaaacgaagtacattacatgtttttttcaataattattttttatcattctcttcctcttatctcctctttctttcaccttttctttttttcttcttgttcttcatttcctctcctactttcccattgtagtgtccatatcatttgagatattccccgcatgaatcataataaaactattcacattcataaatcaagcggagcactatggcaaaagcagtactgctccacttgtgaaagtcaaatctgatgagctctttttggcattaagacaagttaattcttattgccacattgccagacaggacactggattaaaaaaaaaaaaaatttttttttttttttaaataatgataatgcatttagccagcgggctggactaaattgttcggccggaaccggcccgcgagccgtatgtttgacacccctgctctaaacaaTTAGATAAATTTTCCCCATTGCATCCAATGACTACTTTCAACATTTTCATCCATATCTATAAAAAGTTTTggcttctctctctccctctctctccctctctttccctctctcatTTAGTGATTTACTTTTCTCATTCTCATTGGTAGGAGCACCCTGTTACAACTTAAGTTTAGTTAGCATTTAATATATGATGGTTGGTGTTTTTTCAACCCATGCTAACTTTTAGACAATAAGACTGTAATAACCTAACATATAGCCTGGAGTCAGAGGATCAAAAATAACTTTGGGTTCAAGGTCCGCCTGATTTGAAGAAAAATGCAACAATAAGTAACAGATAACTTGCTTTCACCAACAACTTCAGGTGCTCTTAGATGATGTGTTGATAAAAGGCTGTAATGTCTCCTATTTTGCATCCTACGCAGCTTGGAGCAACGCAACCTGGAGCTGGAGACGGAGATGGTGGGCCTCCACGAGGAGCTGGACCAGGAGAGGAAGAAGTACACCATGGTGGAGATCAAGCTGCGCAACGCCGAACGGGCAAAGGAGGACGCTGAGCGGCGAAACCAGATGCTGCAGAAGGAGATGGAGCAgttcttctccacgttcagtgACCTCACGGCGAGCGGCAACAACGCCGCCGCCACCGAGCCGCGCCGTCCGGACCGGAACAACGCCATCTGGATCCAGTGAAAGGAAGGCGGCGAAGACCGAGGCTCGTTGGTTCGTGGATGTGCTGATGGGAGCTGAAACAGGATCTGGATGCTGACTGAAGGAAATTTTGGcttgctttaataaaaaaaaaaaaaaaaaagaatgaccaTGAATGGCTAAAAAAGGGATACTTGTGTAAATACAGACATCACCTGGAGTGACGTCAGACTTGCGTTGTATCTGTACATAGCATTATTTAAACACCTCATAGACACTCCTTAACTGCTCTGGTGCTCACTCACACTGGGAAGTGAAACAAAGACAACCTTCATCAGTTTGTGACGGCAAACGGTACATTTTATGTCAGCTCTCTGGCCTGAAAACATGGGAGGGAAGGTGAAATATGAAAacgcataaaaaaaataatgacctCAAACATGgacctaaaaaaataatcatgtcAAACTAACCAATTCTACTCGTTTGTTCGTTCCCTGAACATCCCGTTAGTTTCCGTTGTCACTTTGTATGGACCCATGTACATAGGGGgggaacaatgcagacgactggaGTCACGCGTTTGTAAAAAAGAACTGAATCCAATGCTTATATGTTAATGGTATTTAAGCGAAGTTATCATGGTGATGTGTTTTATATCAGGATTGTTTTTGTCCTTGCACTTCTATGTCTGTCCAGCCTCCGCCAGCTGGTACCGAATGTCCTGTCAGTCGATGTGCACACCGTTTTCAGTGTATTGTATATTTGCTTGTGCTTCTATCCAGTTGCATTTACTCATGaccaaaaggaagaaaaaaaaaaacaaaaaaaaaagaagcagtcctgtaaatattttattcatggtTGAAGACACTACTTCGTAGTCTGCACTGTGGTTTTGACTGTTTGGATGGCATGGCGTAAGTTCAGATGGACATTTTGTAGCTTTTAATAATTGCAGTTAAAGTGCGGCACACTTGGCCAGTAGCGCACAGTGCCAGTCAGAGGTTTGCACACTCATCCCTGACCAAGCATGTCGTGTTCACTTTGGGCTTTTGTCGATGGATGTGAACTGATCTTGTTGACACCTTCAATGAATCTTAAAAAGAAGAATGTTGTGCACAAagtttgtcgttttttttttttttttttttttttagtgtttttagtgGATTCTCTCAAAAATATACACACATGGTAAAATATAAGCATACACTACCACTGTTATGTGGTCAAAAGTCTCTTTAAAAATTGCAACCCTCGCACCTGCTTTTTGTAGCCATCAACACGTTTGGGTCCTGGCTCGGTGTTTTGGCAGAGTCCATACAGACTGGTTGATTTTTCTGGCCTGGACCTGGTTTTTTAAATTTCATGGTAGTTTGCGATTGGGGCTTTGATGTTAGCCGGCTTTATTTCTTCTAAAAGTATCACTCCCCtcgcataatgctgccacctccatgccTGATAGATGATACACGGTTCCGGAGTTTGAACCCCTCGTTTTGGCTCCTACAAACGTTCGACTTGTCCTTGctgaaaataaagtgtaaccaacaaacaagtctatgtattaaacagtttaacCGGTACTTCCTGAAagtttatggtaaaaaaaaaaagtatgtttatataaactctaaaacaaataaaattagaatatctcactgctgcaactctcttcccttctatgtggagaaaaaaaacacttagtcGCACACTAAACATATTACCGACATATAACGGACGTGTCTGAGCCATTAATTGTGACAATACCAAAAAGtgctgacctctgcgatttggaaattgcagggttttttaaattgtgattatattgcaaatgcaattaattgccCAGCCCTTATTCTAACCAATTTGGGTCAGATTGTTGAAATTTAGACTAAATATGGgtcttccaacaggacaattaTCAGGAAGACAGCTGACTCTGGAATAGATGAAACAGGTTAACATTAAGCTGCCAGAATGGCCTTCCTATCATGcttctcagttttttgttttcacattgaaatcattcagttgtgatcTAAATTCTTCAGTAGGCCACCCCCAGGTCCCCACCCCCTTTTTATCCCTGTTaccaacttgttttggtgctgtctctttaaatctaaacgaGGCACGTCACACCCCGCCCCCTCTAAAtcacagagcgttccactccacccagatcagccatttttgtggtatgctgggggacagtgaaacattttgacttttccacttgtagcttcagcttGGAATACAAAATCactctgtgaaataaaaatgctggATTCACAAAATCCGTAAGCCAGAAATCCATGACCTTGATGAGTTGCTCCGCAGCAAATAAAGTCACATAactcataaaaatgtaatagaaaacAGGGCAAACTGAGAAATAAGAATATAAGATATCTGCAGCACATGGAGAGACTACTTTTAggttttctgcattcctagagactcccaagtacacaacaaaatgtatttaaggccTGAAAACTGGATTTTGCATGACGTGTCCCTTTTTAAGACAAAGCTACAGAaagttaacctgactctcggcAGAGCTCCACACCACTCTGCGAAACGAAATCCAGCTgccgagagtcaggttagcagaaagTCTCTGATTATAGTAAATCTTGCAAAATGACATTTATCCATAGCCACTTTAAAACGAGTGGATTTTGCTTAAAAACTCTGCAGAGCTGTTAGAGCCAGAATAATGCCCACGGCGTGTTGGTGGCTACAGCTAGACAGTCCATGTCCAACTTCCTACGGAGCATTTTACTATTGGTGCTTTTTTATGGATGTATTGAAGCTTCTATGTATAGTACTTTTGACGTACCAAAAGTTGTGTATGCAGTTGTTTGCTGGGTTAGGCACTGGATGATTGTTCCACCTCTAAAAATGCATTAATGGCCCAAAGTCGATACAGGATTCATGCCCATAATGAGCGTCTACATCTGACTGGCACTGTCAGAAGTTTAAGGTTAAGAACTACAAATGTTTGTACAGAATACTGAGTCTGAGGAGAAAATGTACCTTTTCACTTTAAGAGACATGTAGCAAATGCTCGTTGGAAATTCTAATTTAAAGTCCGGTTGAATGAGATGCTGGTTGTAAAGGATGATTGGATATAAATTAGACGCCCTGTTAGAACGGATTCTCCGTCTAGCCTGCAGCACAAGTTTAAAAGTGACAGCTGGATGGTTTGCAACACAGCTGCTTTTTACTGTGAAGAACTCTGATTGAAGAAAGAATTATGTCCGCCCCCGATGACATTAACGGCCCATCTGCACGATCTGACGATGGGTCCATGTGTACGATGACGTGTGTATGTAACCAAACTCAAACCAAATGTCCGCACAGTGTGCCTGGTCAGACGAGGCCGAACACGCTTACTTCTTTTCCGCCAGAGGTTATACCCCCATTTTAAACCTGCTGCTGGTCATTGCAGGGAATCTGGAATGTGTGCATGGAGGGGTTAAAAGACAGGAGGGTACTCTGCGGAGCTCACGTCGCCCCCCCTTCAGCGGGGAATGACGGGCTTTAGCCCAGCTGACGGCGTCCCCTCATTCTGTGAATTTCCACACAAGAGGAGCAGATTATGGACTAAATTGATTTTGGATACTGAAACTTGCGCAAGATGTGATACTTGATGTTTCAAAGGAGCCTTGAAAAGATGCGacagtataaataaaaatgcatttcctgTGAGTCTCGTGTTATTTCTGGGAGTACCGTTCTGGTCAAACGTGCGTTTACTGTGTGGACTGTTACCTCACGACTCAGTCAGACCTTAATGTGATCTGCTAAAGCATCGTGTAATTGGCCTGTTGCCTACTTTTACCTTTCAGGATGTCTGAGTCATAAAAAAGAAGGAGATCACCGTTTGTCCCAGTCTATCCAACATTTTAGTTGTTGCGGCTGCAGCAAAAACCCTAATTGGCTCATTATATTAaatctttagtttttaattaattcttGCCCTttataccattttttttttggttctgctTCAAAAAATAATCAGCTCTGTCTGGATTTAATAGGAAACGCCCTCACTGGTCTACTTTGGCAACAGGCCACTTAGCTGTAAAGGGCAGAAACTCTAAGCATTGTTAAAATTTATGCCCTAGGAAGGATGCATCCATTACAGCTCATTTTGCTGTAACTTAGATTATAATTATACTTAGATTATAATTATACTTTAGCCATTTATAGACCTAGTATTGCTCTAATACTGACAGCGTATCATTCTTACAGTCCCAACTTTTGTCATGTTAGTTACTAAATCCTTatgtactttgtttttaatggcaGAGATTTTATGTgttcagctgtgtttctctcccaGATGAAGTCCCTAAAGGAGCTTCCATTACTTCTTTATTCTCCTTTAGCATAGAAAATACTCCTGGCTCAGTGCTTCTGCACTCTTTCTGTGTGTCTTCTCCAAACCCCAGCCAGTGGTCTCAGATGGCCGCTCACACCGAGCCTGGttccggttctgccggaggtttcttcctgtaatAGGAGAGTTTTCCTTCCCCCTGGTGCTATATGCTTGTTCAGGAGGAGTGACTGGTGCAAAGTCGCTGACTCCATgcgatctgctgggtttccttagagaaaacTCTTaccaattaaaataatatgaacTTTATGGCATTTTTTTATAACCAGGGTCAGACTGTGAATCTCTATGATTGGATTGGATGAATAATATATTTCTGAACATAAATTGGATTACGTTTGTAAAATTGTAGTGAATAGgtaccatataaataaaaagaatttaacTGAACTGAACACCTGTACTGAACACTCACGCCAATAATTGTTTCCCTGAAGAAACAAGgggagaaacagaaataaacagtgCAGCGGTagcatttgcttttttgtctacACTTCTgtcttacttttactttttgtccCCTTTGTGAGAGTGGGACCTGGAACAACTTTGTTAGCGTGTCTGTTAGTGAAAAACATGCTACCTCCCTCGCCTCTGCATGGTTGCAGCCATGATACTGAAGTGTCGTAGGCGTTTGGACCGACAACCATCCCTTAGAATATAGGATAATCCCGACTGAAAGTTAAAGAGGAGTTGAAACTAAGACCATAAAattaattctttttttacattcttaCTTGTAGGATTAAAGCAAGTAATAAGAAAATGCCCTCATTAAAGTTTTACAAGGTAACAGTAAATTTTTCTAATCAAAAATCTCGTTTTACCCACAGTAATCCATCCCAACACGTCTTTATCTTATTCCACGGGTATGTCTAAGCTTTTCTTCTAAAAGCTTTTGAAGTTGTTGCATTTTCCTTGAGATTTCAAAACAACATTCCTAAGTGGCTTCAAGAAGAACCCACCCAGCAAATAATtcaaaaagtattaaatatgctAATCACGAATGCAgtgtattgttgttgttgtgactGCTGACCCTGAGGAGgcaaaaatgattttaaaggtTTCTTGGATGCTACGAATGATTCTGCGCTGCACTTCCAAGAATCCCAGAGTTTGGATACCTGTCTGTTAACGTCCTGAAGGCGACTTTGCAACCAGAGCTTTCTCCTTTGGTCTATGCTAACCTGACTTACAGTTCTGTACATCCTGTTTACGACTTCAGGCTCTGAAATGTGAGATTTCCAGTAAGTGAAGACAAAACTCGTTTTGCGGCAGAATTCTGCCAGATATGGAGATATAGTTGAAAGCAGTTATTTAGACATGTTAGACATAACCATATTTGTCACAGATCAGACTaaacatttaccatttaagATCGTTTAGGTTTACGAAAAGTATATATTCTGTgctaaatgctaaaataaagacaaagatTTCATTTTATcttgaaataaaagtatttttataaaTTTCTTTAATATTATATTACGTCGTAAGGATGGATCAGCTGTTTCAGATATTCTTCCACAAGCAAtatttgaaaaacattaaatagtTTTTGGCTGCAGGCACTCTCAGGCCTTTTCTAATCCACAATTCCTTCATCTTCATGCTCTAATACTTAAACCTACCCTTAAGTTTGATCCGTAGCCCTAAACTCCGACCCCTACCCTGATCTCAATCACAAATTATATTGATAAGCTGTGAAAGCACagctgttgtttatttttgtttttttgcctatGTGCACTTGTAAACTGACAGAGAACCTGGTCAGGTTTTCCTCTACCTTGCACTTACTGGAAGTGATAATATTCAGGAACCTGAAAGGGGGTTCGGACCACGGATCACGGGGCCCTGAGGGGTCCTAAAAGTGTTAGGAGTCTGCAGCGGGATGCTATAggagatttatttttacccATTCCTCCTGTCAGAACTGAATCAGGTTGGCTTGCACACGCTTTTTGAGCTCTGGCCACAAATTTCCGATGGGACTAAGATCAGGCCTCTGCCATTTTCTAACTCATTTGGCTGTATGCTTAGGGTCATTATCCATTTGGAGGACCCGGTTGTGCCCAAGTTTGAACTTTCTGGTGGCTGTCTTGAGATGTTACCTTAATACTTAACATGATGTTCTTTTGTCGTGATGCCATCTAGTTTGTGAGGCGGACCAGCCCCTCCTACATTAAAAACACCCACACTGCATCAGCTGCTTTGTAAACTGTATCTTAGCTTGTCGTGTTGTTTTTGAagcaatggcttcttcctctctgagtggctTTTCAGCCGACGCCAGGACAGAACTAAAGAAACAGAAGTCTTTTTGGTAATTTTAACTTAATGAGACAGCACTTGAAGACTAGGTGTTTATTTCGCATTACCAATTCAGAATGAAAACTTTACTCGACAGCATCTATGATAGTTGTTTACTTTTCATATGAAAGACGAAAAAACAAGGTCAACCATGGTTCcaagatcaaaggttttctttattttcaatcACATACATATACTTTTTGTACATACACAGTTCctttaaaatgttgtgtttaCAGTAACagctttcaacatttttttttttgtttgttcgcTTTTTTTTGTATCGTTTTTTTTATCGTTTGcattaattttgacttttactCGAAACGCTATAGTCTGAAGCTTTGAGATCAGCGTGAAACAGATAcagtttctcttttgttttcaaCCTgacaatgtcaaaaaaaaaaaaaagagtgactcGTTTAAAACAGCACGGAGCAAAAGAATCAAGAGGGAAGGAGTCGGAAAAGAACCGAAGAACAACGTCACCTGATTCAGATGAGCTAGACAGGGTTTCGTCGTTGTCGACTCTTCGCCTGACCCTCACAGTAGCTTGCCTCCCTGTTTTGAgtgcaataaaaatgtttattgcgTTTGTTTGGAGTGTAATTATTTACAGTTGAACTCGtgagaaagaaaatcaaaagttTGGGGATCACTACTATAAGACGCGTCCTAACCTGTAAcatgtaatctttttttttttcggtatGCGCAATAGCATTATGGCTAAATGACAAGTCAATAATCCTCAGATTACAGATGGAAGGCTGAGAGACAAGAATTTATCTGATTTTGAACACGCAGAGAGATTACTttgagacattttatttattttttttgcaaaaactcTGAATCAGGATTGACAGTAAAGATTTTGAATCCAGTGGTTAATGTGACTGAACACCGATAAACACACAAACGACTTCCAAACACGCGACTGAGCTCTTCTTTAACATTCTTGAAAGAAATCGTACATAAGGATGGGATTACGTCTTACAATGATCTTGTTATTTGTTCGCTGGTCAGTTTCAAAGAAAATGACATGCGTGCTTGTGAAAAgcctttgtttctacattcagtgctgggggggggggaacccaGCAGCTTGTGTGTCAGAACCCTCTTCTTCAGGAACATTAACCAGGATCAAAAGCACCTTTAATCACAGGAAAATTGTCAGAAGTTGATGTTGAATAAAAAGATCAAGGGTTCACATTCAAaaacaggagggggggggggggctttaagACGTGTCAATATTTCTACTTGGTGACCAGGAACATGTCAAGATACGGAAAAAAGATAGTGGTTACATGGTTCAAAAATGCCCTGTAGAAAAACTGTCACAACTACTGTGTGTATTTTGTGGTAGAAAGGAGCCAACTCAAGCTGCGGACCTCCTTAGGTGAAAAAtcattttgaacattttttaaaacacaaagcatTTCAAAGTCgcaccctgtttttttttttaaatattgcccTGACCTAGACCCTGAACAGAAAGCCAAGCTAGTCGTAGCTTATTCTGGAGACCCCAACCTCAGTCACCCTCTTCCTTCTGTGAAGGTCCTCTTAGGTTTCTCTGTGGTTCCTACTCTGTGCACCGGCTGCAGGAGTGTTAACAAAGTAGCCGTTTGAAGCCTGGGATTTTGTGTGTAATGAgagaatttaaataaatgcataatgTTAAATGTAGAAAATATGACCCTTCGGTGTTTAACTTGTacaatttatttcacaaatgatGGTTTAGTTCAGAACAGTACGGTTCAAATGAGGTTCTAGTTTAGAGAACGTGGACGTTTGTGTTTATAGGTCATGGCGCCTGCAGGGATACCTGTAATGTGGAAGATACGGCAAAGAAATTTAATCTTACAAAAATTGGATTTGTTTCTTTCTCcaattccttccttccttctttatttaataattatacTAATAGCAATAACTTTTGTCATTCACCGCTTAAAAACCGTACATCACCAAAGGGTAATTACCGCCATCTGATTCAGAAATGGCCCATTTCCAATCATCCAACCAATTCAGGCATAGCCGAAATCGCAATTTCACAATTTAATGTGCTCTTACTGCTTCtcgctctctttctttctctctctccgcCACGACTTGTTCTGCTCTCTCCTTTCTCTCCTTTCAGTCTCGGCTCCTTTGCCCCTAGCATCAACGAGGCAGTCTGTCACAAGCTTCAAGCGACGAAATGCGGAGAACAAAATGCGGCCTTTTTCCCCCAAATGTTAATCTGTTTTATTCGTGATGGAGTAgtggaaataaattaaatgtgtgACATGTCTATTGTTTTAAGTTGCTGCTTACCAGAGGTCAgttaattgtgctttttttagaCACAGCTCCTCTGAAACTCAGATGCCTATATTTACCTTTAAAGGGATTTTGTGGTGATGGTGATTTCGGACATATATTTGGGCATAGTAACGTTCTTTAAATGACAATTTTGcccaaataataataagacaCAGTTTCATGACTGAAATATTGAATATTCAAttattgcaacaacaacaaaaaatacttaTGTGTGCGTGCACTTGAAGGTCTTGGGGTTAatatcagattaagctcaattcCTGTTTAGTGTAAGGTAATAAAGACCAACATGTGCAAAAACTTGTGACGCAGAGAAGTATACATGATGCTGCAGAGCTCAAAAGTAAGTGGAGACTAAACGGGGCCTTCCAGAAATCCTTTAACCAAACTGCGGTTTTGGGACTTTTTGGCtattttctgcagctgcagTCCATCACTCCATATTCAGATTCCTCCCActggtataaataaataaatagatgagCCGTCCAACTTAGAAAACATGCAGTCAGCAAAAATGGCGGACGCGCCCCATCCAGCTGCCTCCTTAAAACGTGCGATCGTGTAGCGTGTGGTGACAATAAGACCAAAGTTTGTTTGACTGGTAAGTCACAGCTCCAAAGTTAACACTCCTCACCTGCTCCTAAAACCCTCCGCTGTTTCACTTTTGTTTCAATACATAGCGTTTAAGGAGTCCAGTAATTGGAAATGGTCGCTCTGTGGTTGCACCACAACGAAGCAGATCCACCTCTTTTAACGCCGAGGGGTTACAGAATGGCATGCAGAGCTGTGGGCCAGCccgtgtgttggtgtgtgtgggggggggggggggccgaTTATAGAAGCGCAAGAAGATTGCTCCCAAATCATT contains:
- the arhgap24 gene encoding rho GTPase-activating protein 24 isoform X5, with the protein product MLDVQTIGGDRERMTTNHETYLLMASTQNDMEDWVKTIRRVIWAPFGGGIFGQKLEETVRYERRFGNKLAPMLVEQCVDFIRQWGLQEEGLFRLPGQANLVKELQDAFDCGEKPSFDCNTDVHTVASLLKLYLRELPEPVIPFQKYEEFLANAKLLGKDDEMGMKELKRLVESLPPVNYNLLKYICRFLDEVQSYSGVNKMSVQNLATVFGPNILRPKIEDPVTIMEGTVLVQQLMAVLIGRHDALFPRGEDEPTALELANNNNIAPPKGQVGTAASAVSALSQNAENNNNAQLMRQCVWEAAESQSQRPPADGSGTPRSASPRTVIPGRFEMTRSPPLLVKKNPAFSKGSGIVTNGSFSSSPPSDFEKTQNLSGGGSLPMRRSGALKATKMGTSGVTSGGSPAANGTGALRLGIPGSDAIAASPNSRSGLWVQNGCVALRESNKARDGSNSGDHTTNQNRLSTYDNVQLNHQNLQNQITSMCLSTSCEDKQSVDSATWSTSSCEISLPDNSTSCRSSTTTCPEQDFYSGQYEDLDAAAQEGEPSGGGGRSSSREGSGDGAGGSSRGTSSSDNSDCFNAGNGPGSHSALHSLVASLKQEMHKQKTEYEARIRSLEQRNLELETEMVGLHEELDQERKKYTMVEIKLRNAERAKEDAERRNQMLQKEMEQFFSTFSDLTASGNNAAATEPRRPDRNNAIWIQ
- the arhgap24 gene encoding rho GTPase-activating protein 24 isoform X3 — translated: MDLNSNPGGDRERMTTNHETYLLMASTQNDMEDWVKTIRRVIWAPFGGGIFGQKLEETVRYERRFGNKLAPMLVEQCVDFIRQWGLQEEGLFRLPGQANLVKELQDAFDCGEKPSFDCNTDVHTVASLLKLYLRELPEPVIPFQKYEEFLANAKLLGKDDEMGMKELKRLVESLPPVNYNLLKYICRFLDEVQSYSGVNKMSVQNLATVFGPNILRPKIEDPVTIMEGTVLVQQLMAVLIGRHDALFPRGEDEPTALELANNNNIAPPKGQVGTAASAVSALSQNAENNNNAQLMRQCVWEAAESQSQRPPADGSGTPRSASPRTVIPGRFEMTRSPPLLVKKNPAFSKGSGIVTNGSFSSSPPSDFEKTQNLSGGGSLPMRRSGALKATKMGTSGVTSGGSPAANGTGALRLGIPGSDAIAASPNSRSGLWVQNGCVALRESNKARDGSNSGDHTTNQNRLSTYDNVQLNHQNLQNQITSMCLSTSCEDKQSVDSATWSTSSCEISLPDNSTSCRSSTTTCPEQDFYSGQYEDLDAAAQEGEPSGGGGRSSSREGSGDGAGGSSRGTSSSDNSDCFNAGNGPGSHSALHSLVASLKQEMHKQKTEYEARIRSLEQRNLELETEMVGLHEELDQERKKYTMVEIKLRNAERAKEDAERRNQMLQKEMEQFFSTFSDLTASGNNAAATEPRRPDRNNAIWIQ
- the arhgap24 gene encoding rho GTPase-activating protein 24 isoform X2; amino-acid sequence: MEVVHQAVHSLPQYGGVSALPPLHQGGDRERMTTNHETYLLMASTQNDMEDWVKTIRRVIWAPFGGGIFGQKLEETVRYERRFGNKLAPMLVEQCVDFIRQWGLQEEGLFRLPGQANLVKELQDAFDCGEKPSFDCNTDVHTVASLLKLYLRELPEPVIPFQKYEEFLANAKLLGKDDEMGMKELKRLVESLPPVNYNLLKYICRFLDEVQSYSGVNKMSVQNLATVFGPNILRPKIEDPVTIMEGTVLVQQLMAVLIGRHDALFPRGEDEPTALELANNNNIAPPKGQVGTAASAVSALSQNAENNNNAQLMRQCVWEAAESQSQRPPADGSGTPRSASPRTVIPGRFEMTRSPPLLVKKNPAFSKGSGIVTNGSFSSSPPSDFEKTQNLSGGGSLPMRRSGALKATKMGTSGVTSGGSPAANGTGALRLGIPGSDAIAASPNSRSGLWVQNGCVALRESNKARDGSNSGDHTTNQNRLSTYDNVQLNHQNLQNQITSMCLSTSCEDKQSVDSATWSTSSCEISLPDNSTSCRSSTTTCPEQDFYSGQYEDLDAAAQEGEPSGGGGRSSSREGSGDGAGGSSRGTSSSDNSDCFNAGNGPGSHSALHSLVASLKQEMHKQKTEYEARIRSLEQRNLELETEMVGLHEELDQERKKYTMVEIKLRNAERAKEDAERRNQMLQKEMEQFFSTFSDLTASGNNAAATEPRRPDRNNAIWIQ